Within Eggerthella sp. YY7918, the genomic segment CGGGCACACGGCGATCATCGTTAATTTGTAACTATTCGTCCCCGATGGGCTGAATTTCTTCGACGTTCTACCGTGCGCCGCCGCCTCCACCGCCGAAGCCGCCACCGCCGCCACCGGAAAATCCGCCGCCGAAGCCACCGCCGCTAGAGAAGTTGCCGCTCGCGCCGGACAGCGCTGCTTGCGCCGTCGTCATGGTGTTCGAGAGCGATGTTTGCAGTATCGAACCCATCGACGGCATGACCGCACCTGTAGGCGAATACCCGTTTGAGTACCAAACCCACCACGGCATATAGGTGGCGCCCATCGAACCGTCGTATTCAAACAGCTGAGGCATGGTGGTCTGCAGCTGCTTGATGGCTTGCTCGGCCACGCCGAACAAATACGCATACACCATGAACTCGCCCCATACCTTCACATCGGTGGGCGGGCGTTCGTCAAGCGAAGAAAAATCGCGCAACCAGTTGCGCAGCGCCTTGCACTTTGCCACCAGATTATTGCCATACACGCTGCGCCGCGGCATGTAATTCGCGATAACCCCCAGGGCGATGGCGGTGGGAATGGTGAAGATGATGGGAATGAAATTCTCCAGAAGCACTCCCGACACAAACCCCGCGACTGCCACCACAACTGCCGCAGCAATGAGGTAACCCTGGTAACGCTTGCCTTTAGCTTCGAAGAAATCCTGTGCATTCGTCTGAGCCGAAACAATACCCTGCCACTGCTCCATGGCGTTGATGAATTCCTGCGGGTGGTCTTCGCCATACTTTTTGATGGTGCCAAACCACAGCGCATCGCGCCCCTCGGCTATGTCGTTGAACAAAATCGAAAGCGTCATTTGATCGATCGGATCAGAGAGCTCATTGGCGGCCGGAAGCCGCGTGATGTAGTAGTCGGCCACTTCCTTGGGACCGAACAGGCCCGGCTCAGGATACGTCCCCGAATCAATGCGCACCGCACCCACGTGCGCCAGGTGCATGAGCGTAGCCGAAAAATCGTCCTGGCTTTCACGATCCCACCGCCACAAGCGACCAATAACCGCAGGATGAACTGATCGGTCGGGCACATCGCGCCAATACTCGTCGGTGAAGTCGGGCTGGTGTTCTTTGCCGTACTTGAAGTACGCTCGCAACGCCCACAAAATCAGCAGCACGCAGAGAGCACCGAACGCAATAACGAAGGCAAGGGAGAAAACACGATCTCGATTCGCCTGGTCAGCCCATGCATTTTCCTCTGCCAACACCTTTTCAAGACGCATCTGATCGCGATAGGCCAGCGCGGCATCCCCTGAAAGATTCGTCAGCCACTCCACGGGAAATACCGCGCGTGCTTCGGCATACTGTCCCGAGGCAACCCTTGGAACCGAATACGTGATAATGCCGTCCGCGCTGATAGACAACGAACCATCAAGCGGCCCATGGCCCCAGGCGCGCACGTTCTCGCCCGGCACTACCTCGGTTCCCTGGGGAACAGGAAGCGCGACCGTCATCGTAACGTTCGAGGAGTCCTCTGCCCATTCCGACCCGATGTAGCGCCAGTACATCTCGCCGACGTCCTTGTAGGCTTGCACGCCATTGGTCACGGTGTAGTCAAGCTCGACGATACGCCGCTCATCGGTGGCGTTAAAAAACACATACAGCGTATTCTTAGGGGCATCGAACGAGTAGGCATCCACCCCCGGGCCGCCCTCGTCGCGCCAGCTGAGCACAAATGGCTCGCTCGGAAGCACCGTCCACTCGCCCGTCACGGCACCGTCGGCATCGGCGCTGGCCATACGGACACTGTTGAATTCGAGGGAAGCCCCCTCGGGAAGATTCTCGAACGTCCACCACACCGCGGTAAAGTCGCCATCGAAATCAAAAATACGCTGCTCGGTAAAATGCAGGGAGCCATCCGTTTCCACCTGAGACTGTATGTCGACTTTTGGCATGGTGTAGGATTTGGCTTCGGCGTACGCAGGAAAACATGCTGCCATAAGACAGGCCCCGAGCACCAGGACAAAGCCAAGCACAACGCGCATGTGAGCCTTCACACGAGCATCGGCCTCGTGACAAAGTTGCGAACTGCTTATAGTTTGCACGATCGCGCTCCTTGCAACTTGAAGATGGTCACGGTATCATAGCAAATCGCACTTATCATATTGGAGAGCTGACCGAGAGGCCGAAGGTGCTCGCCTGCTAAGCGAGTATACGCCACAAGCGTATCTGGGGTTCGAATCCCCAGCTCTCCGCCACTGAATCGCAAATCCCCTCTTTGGAGGGGATTTTTTCTTATTTCTGCCATGGCCAGCGACCTTTGCTGCCAATCCGTTTCGTTTTCATCGGCTTTTTGCGATACTCAGGATGGTTGCGCAGGAATACCGCGCGACAGATAAGCGTCACGACCAGCCCCACCAGTCCTGTTGCCATAAAGCTAAAGGCAAGGTCGAAAACGGGTTCGTTATGTTCAAGCCATGCGTACAGGCACACGAGCAGGAAGAACCCGGCCAGCACCGATGTCAGGATCGTAAACAGCTTGATGAGCACCTCTTTGCCGCGATTGGGCGAATGACGCCACGCAATCACGAGATACACAACAAGCGCCACTACAGCAAGGACAGCGAGCAGCGGTATGATGCGTGACAATCGCGCGATCATCGACCCCTCTCCTTTCCTTGCACCGTGGTGAGCAAATGGTTGTTAAAACTGTACCGTGGGAGCGTTTTCCGCACCGGCTGCCGCATCGAAGCTCTCACGCTCTTTGAAGCCCAGCAGGCCGGCAACCAGCACCGCCGGGAACGTCTGAATAGCCGTGTTGTACTTCATAACGGTATCGTTGAAGCTCTGACGCATATAGCTGATTTTATCTTCGGTGTTGGATAGCTCGGTTTGCAGCTGCTGGAAGTTCACGTTTGCCTTGAGGTCGGGGTACGCCTCTGCCACGGCAAACAGGTTTTTGAGTGCGCCCGTCAGCATGTTGTCTGCTTCCATCTTGCCCGCAGGCGTCGGCGCGTTCATAACGGCCGTACGCGCCTGGGTAACTTCGTCGAGCGTGCCGCGCTCGTGAGACGCGTAGCCCTTGACGGTTTCGACAAGATTGGGAATAAGGTCGAGACGTCGCTGCAGTTGTACGTCAATCTGCGCCCATGCGTTGTCCACCATGTTGCGCAGTTTAACCAGGTTGTTGTACAGCCCAATGACAGCAACAACCAAAATGATGACGACAACCAGAATGATAATACCGATCATTTCCATAACTCTCCTTTATCAGGCGTTGTGCTTCATTCTACCATCGCGATACCGAACCGATACCGTCCGTTATCCGTCTGACACAGTCTTCACGAACGAGGAACAATCGCCGCGCGAACAGGACCGAAGGTGGTAGCCCGCGCCCACCAGCCGCACGCTTGCGCCGCAGCAGCAATGCGGTGTGTGGTCTCAAGGGTGCTGCATCGGGCAAAGATCGCCGATCCGCTTCCCGACATGAGAACATCCTCTACGCCTTCATGCGCGGAAAGCCACGTTCTTATATCGGCCAATTCGGGCATGAGCAACTCAGAAGCACCTTCCAGGTTGTTGCGCAACGGAACCTCCTGCGCACAGCGTGCGGCAAGCGCGGTTTCGCGATCTGCGGCATCGATGTATTCGGGATGCGCGTCGAACGTACGATAGGCTTCCGCCGTCGACACGCCGCCTTCGGGTTTGACCACGACGACCGGCAAGCCCATCGGACGCAGCTCGTGAAGGAAGTCCTCGCCCACGCCGGTAAAGCACGCGCAACCGCCGTGCAGGAAAAACGCCACGTCAGCCCCGAGTGTACGGGCCACATCCTCGATGCGCGCATCGTCGGGCGCAAGCCCCCAAAGATGCGCAGCGCCCACGAGCGCCGCTGCCGCGTTCGACGAACCCCCGCCAAGGCCCGCTTGGGAAGGAATGTGCTTTTCCAGGCGCACGACCAGCGTTTCGTCACAGATACGCCCCATGCGCTTGGCAAGCGCACGAATTGCCTTGCTGACAATGTTATGCTCGGGTTCAACGTCAAGCGGTGCGGTTCCTTCAAAGGCGGCGCAGGTCAGGTCGATGCTCAACCCTTTCCCCTGTTCCGGAATCCGTTTCATATACAGCACATCATGCAGGGTAAGCGCGTGCATGATGGTAGTGGCATTGTGGTATCCGTCGGGTCGCACATCGCCGATGTCGAGGTATAGGTTGACCTTGGCCGGTGCGATAAGTTTTATCGCGCCGCTCCTGAAAACGCGGGTGTCATCACCTTGCGCGGCATGCGCGGTCGCCAACATATCCACGTTCGAAGAGGTTTGTTTCGCCGCGTGCACCGAAGATGAGTTTTTCGATTGTGGTGTTTGTGGTGCTTCATGGGATTGCGTCATGTTGATTCCATTTCTGCCACCGCGAGTGGTCTGCGATGCTGGTACCTGCAGGGTCGCGCTTTGTACGGTCGCCGCACGTTTGCTCTCATCGGCGTTTCCGTTTGCTTGCAAAAAACGAACGTAAAAGATCGGCGCATTCGTCGGCAAGCACCCCACCGATGGTAGGAAACGTGTGATTGAGCCGTTCATCTGCGTTGATGGTGTACAGGGTGCCAAGCGCTCCCGCCTTCGGGTCGGGTGCCCCATATACGCAGCGATCAACGCGCGCCTGATGCATAAGTCCCGCGCACATAATGCACGGCTCGAGCGTGACATAGACCGTACAACCGCTGAGCCGCCACACACCCAAGTGAGCTGCCGCCTGTTTAAGCGCGAGAAATTCCGCGTGCCCTGCGGGATCTTGATCCGTTTCGCGTCGATTGTATGCGCGAGCTATCACCTGCGGCGGGGCAAGCGGTCTGCGCGTAGCCGGGTCGATGGGCTCGTACACCACAACTGCGCCAATGGGCACCTCGTCCAGTTCCTGAGCGCGATACGCCTCGGCAAGCGCCATTCTCATGTAGTCTTCATCTGTCATGATCGGTATTATATGGTATCCTACCAACCGATCAGGCATGCACCGTCATTTTCGCATACGATTGCGAAGACGCGAACGAGCCGCCAACGATTTGAAATGTTTCACGTGAAACATTCCGCGCGCGTTCTGTTCGTGAACCGACGGCACAGCAACCTGATCGTTGCTCAAGCGGAGGCGTGGCCGAGTGGTTGAAGGCGGCAGTCTTGAAAACTGTTGTACCGCAAGGTACCGTGGGTTCAAATCCTACCGCCTCCGCCAGAACGAACACAGCGCCCGGAAAACTCCGGGCGCTTTTTCTGAAACTAGGTAGGCACAACACGACGACTAGTGGAATACGCCACCGAGCGCAGAGCCTGCTCCGTATTTCTCGCGATAGTCCTCCCACGTAACCGGCTTGCTTGGCTCGAGCGAACCCTTCACGGCATGAAGTGCTGCGCACCGCCCCGAATTCATGCACGAGCCGTT encodes:
- a CDS encoding DUF2207 domain-containing protein, which translates into the protein MQTISSSQLCHEADARVKAHMRVVLGFVLVLGACLMAACFPAYAEAKSYTMPKVDIQSQVETDGSLHFTEQRIFDFDGDFTAVWWTFENLPEGASLEFNSVRMASADADGAVTGEWTVLPSEPFVLSWRDEGGPGVDAYSFDAPKNTLYVFFNATDERRIVELDYTVTNGVQAYKDVGEMYWRYIGSEWAEDSSNVTMTVALPVPQGTEVVPGENVRAWGHGPLDGSLSISADGIITYSVPRVASGQYAEARAVFPVEWLTNLSGDAALAYRDQMRLEKVLAEENAWADQANRDRVFSLAFVIAFGALCVLLILWALRAYFKYGKEHQPDFTDEYWRDVPDRSVHPAVIGRLWRWDRESQDDFSATLMHLAHVGAVRIDSGTYPEPGLFGPKEVADYYITRLPAANELSDPIDQMTLSILFNDIAEGRDALWFGTIKKYGEDHPQEFINAMEQWQGIVSAQTNAQDFFEAKGKRYQGYLIAAAVVVAVAGFVSGVLLENFIPIIFTIPTAIALGVIANYMPRRSVYGNNLVAKCKALRNWLRDFSSLDERPPTDVKVWGEFMVYAYLFGVAEQAIKQLQTTMPQLFEYDGSMGATYMPWWVWYSNGYSPTGAVMPSMGSILQTSLSNTMTTAQAALSGASGNFSSGGGFGGGFSGGGGGGFGGGGGGAR
- a CDS encoding LemA family protein, with amino-acid sequence MEMIGIIILVVVIILVVAVIGLYNNLVKLRNMVDNAWAQIDVQLQRRLDLIPNLVETVKGYASHERGTLDEVTQARTAVMNAPTPAGKMEADNMLTGALKNLFAVAEAYPDLKANVNFQQLQTELSNTEDKISYMRQSFNDTVMKYNTAIQTFPAVLVAGLLGFKERESFDAAAGAENAPTVQF
- the ispE gene encoding 4-(cytidine 5'-diphospho)-2-C-methyl-D-erythritol kinase yields the protein MTQSHEAPQTPQSKNSSSVHAAKQTSSNVDMLATAHAAQGDDTRVFRSGAIKLIAPAKVNLYLDIGDVRPDGYHNATTIMHALTLHDVLYMKRIPEQGKGLSIDLTCAAFEGTAPLDVEPEHNIVSKAIRALAKRMGRICDETLVVRLEKHIPSQAGLGGGSSNAAAALVGAAHLWGLAPDDARIEDVARTLGADVAFFLHGGCACFTGVGEDFLHELRPMGLPVVVVKPEGGVSTAEAYRTFDAHPEYIDAADRETALAARCAQEVPLRNNLEGASELLMPELADIRTWLSAHEGVEDVLMSGSGSAIFARCSTLETTHRIAAAAQACGWWARATTFGPVRAAIVPRS
- a CDS encoding nucleoside deaminase, with translation MPDRLVGYHIIPIMTDEDYMRMALAEAYRAQELDEVPIGAVVVYEPIDPATRRPLAPPQVIARAYNRRETDQDPAGHAEFLALKQAAAHLGVWRLSGCTVYVTLEPCIMCAGLMHQARVDRCVYGAPDPKAGALGTLYTINADERLNHTFPTIGGVLADECADLLRSFFASKRKRR